A window of the Dictyostelium discoideum AX4 chromosome 4 chromosome, whole genome shotgun sequence genome harbors these coding sequences:
- the masB gene encoding malate synthase produces the protein MEKINEFLKVLHLEFEGKRQELLKERILIQSNITQSLGKCLKKPIETFEIRNDSTWKIREIPKILQDRSVDIVCLDVTNYQSMVECVESGSNGVQVDFDDGYSPSHSNNLKAQSNINKIVNDNRLNQSNKALLLVRPRSMNLDEINHCVDGVPISGTIFDLGVFLFNNAAKLIEMNRGPFLYIPKIENYREAQWWDSLLKRCEQLLSIPPFTIKAIVLIENILASFEMEEIIYYLRDHCIALNTGRWDYIFSYIKKFSQLPNYNIPSKSMLSFNQEFLVSYYNLLSNISHKRGCLATGGMAPHYPTNVGQTLSDKELLSIFNGKKEEAKMGFDGALIAHKSAVSACRNAFKEVIGNDNTNHLSSNRLFKFSPIQCDQYFSNLIKTCKGLTLENKFNHNYPIASVSIQDVKSYLTVLYIYIGNWIFKEKGASSINGVIEDLATSEINRVLLWKWLKFGVAIKEDNNKLLNISTILINLNDIEKSLKQQQQQDDIKFTNNQHETIKRLIIQFLTSNQLIDFMPTLLYPYLLNLNKDIIILKSNL, from the coding sequence ATAACTCAAAGTCTTGGTAAATGTTTAAAGAAACCAATTGAAACATTTGAAATTCGTAATGATTCAACATGGAAGATTAGAGAGATTCCAAAGATTCTTCAAGATAGAAGTGTTGATATAGTTTGTTTAGATGTTACCAATTATCAAAGCATGGTTGAATGTGTTGAAAGTGGTAGTAATGGTGTTCAAGTTGATTTCGATGACGGTTATTCACCATctcattcaaataatttaaaggcACAATCAAACATTAACAAGATTGTAAATGATAATAGATTGAATCAATCCAATAAAGCATTATTATTGGTTAGACCTCGTTCGATGAATTTAGATGAAATTAATCATTGTGTTGATGGTGTCCCAATTTCAGGTACGATATTTGATTTGGGTGTATTTCTATTCAATAATGCAGCAAAGCTAATAGAGATGAATCGTGGACCATTCCTTTACATACCAAAGATTGAAAATTATCGTGAAGCACAATGGTGGGATTCACTCTTGAAGCGATGTGAACAGTTATTATCAATACCACCATTCACAATTAAAGCAATCGTATTGATTGAGAATATTTTAGCTTCCTTTGAAATGGAAGagattatatattatttacgTGACCATTGTATCGCTTTAAATACTGGTAGATGGGATTACATCTTTTCTTACATTAAAAAGTTTAGTCAATTACCAAACTATAATATTCCTTCAAAATCAATGTTATCATTTAATCAAGAGTTTTTAGTATCTTATTATAATCttttatcaaatatttcACACAAAAGAGGTTGTTTAGCTACTGGTGGTATGGCACCTCATTATCCAACCAATGTTGGTCAAACCCTATCAGATAAAGAGCTACTCTCTATTTTCAAtggaaaaaaagaagaagctAAAATGGGGTTCGATGGTGCATTAATAGCTCATAAATCTGCTGTATCCGCTTGTAGAAATGCTTTTAAAGAGGTGattggtaatgataataCAAATCATTTATCTTCAAAtcgtttatttaaattttcaccTATTCAATGTGatcaatatttttcaaatttaattaaaacttgTAAAGGTTTAACATTggaaaataaattcaatcatAATTATCCAATCGCTTCTGTATCAATTCAAGATGTTAAATCTTATTTAAcagttttatatatttacattggaaattggatttttaaagaaaaaggtGCATCATCTATTAATGGCGTAATTGAAGATTTAGCTACCTCTGAAATTAATCGTGTTTTACTTTGGAAATGGTTAAAATTTGGTGTTGCAATTaaagaagataataataaacttttaaatatttcaacaattttaataaatttaaatgatattgaaaaatctttaaaacaacaacaacaacaagatgatattaaatttacaaataatcaacatgaaacaattaaaagattaataattcaatttttaacttcaaatcaattaattgattttatgcCAACATTATTATATccatatcttttaaatttaaacaaagatataattattttaaaatcaaatttataa